A single region of the Xenopus laevis strain J_2021 chromosome 4L, Xenopus_laevis_v10.1, whole genome shotgun sequence genome encodes:
- the LOC121402923 gene encoding extended synaptotagmin-1-like isoform X2: MEDSPIFGALTVYFPHRPVLELQWTGFAHLLNIPGLQTLSEKELVNQIGQIIVAPQHFSHPLAARFDLAKLQFLEPWNALRIRVIEAKNLVAKEILTKSSNPYVVICGGGTTAKTRVIHKNLNPKWNETFEILYSDLPDQEIEFNLISDKGVKINQQLGSCRIRIKEVPERGFIDKWIDLENVKSGQLHIKVTRLRLLSDPTQLEEVLKVNEQSRPKRDNEIASAVLYTYIEKGRGLPVLQMKKDNLKALAVVQVGVEDNVKKFGSRINNGEAEWKKRFQFLIRNPLNEELKLKVHNEHNKPIGSITVRLSRLLAASEMTLQDWLPLESTEQNSEIRVKLQLRILTPDVGAPSPQGKTKAQFFKPRTKVKKR; this comes from the exons ATGGAGGACTCACCCATATTTGGAGCACTGACCGTTTATTTCCCTCATCGTCCG GTATTGGAACTACAATGGACCGGATTTGCCCACCTACTGAATATTCCTGGACTTCA AACGCTGTCGGAAAAAGAGCTTGTGAACCAAATCGGACAGATCATCGTTGCGCCGCAGCATTTCAGCCATCCCCTTGCAGCCAGATTTGATTTGGCTAAGCTGCAGTTTTTAGAACCCTGG aaTGCGCTTCGTATCCGAGTCATAGAAGCCAAAAACCTTGTTGCCAAGGAAATTTTAACCAAATCGTCGAACCCTTATGTTGTGATATGCGGAGGAGGAACAACAGCAAAGACAAGGGTGATACACAAGAACTTGAATCCAAAGTGGAATGAGACCTTTGAG ATATTATATTCTGACCTCCCAGACCAGGAGATAGAATTTAATCTTATCTCTGACAAAGGTGTTAAGATAAACCAGCAATTGGGCAG TTGCAGAATTAGAATTAAAGAGGTGCCAGAGAGAGGATTCATAGACAAG TGGATAGATTTGGAGAACGTAAAGTCTGGCCAGCTTCATATCAAGGTGACACGTCTCAGGCTACTTTCAGACCCAACCCAACTGGAAGAG gTGCTGAAAGTAAACGAACAATCTCGGCCAAAAAGAGATAATGAGATTGCTTCAGCCGTTCTGTACACCTATATTGAAAAAGGAAGGGGTCTGCCTGTTCTACAA ATGAAGAAGGACAATCTGAAAGCGTTAGCTGTCGTGCAGGTTGGCGTTGAAGACAATGTAAAGAAGTTTGGA AGCAGAATAAATAACGGAGAAGCAGAGTGGAAAAAGAGGTTCCAGTTCTTGATAAGGAACCCACTTAATGAGGAACTGAAGCTTAAG GTTCACAATGAACACAATAAGCCCATCGGAAGTATTACCGTGCGCCTATCTCGCCTTCTGGCTGCTTCGGAAATGACCTTGCAGGACTGGCTGCCCCTGGAATCAACTGAACAGAATAGTGAAATCCGGGTGAAATTACAATTGAGG ATTTTGACCCCTGATGTTGGAGCTCCATCGCCTCAAGGAAAGACCAAGGCTCAATTTTTCAAACCACGGACCAAAGTCAAGAAGCGCTGA
- the LOC121402923 gene encoding extended synaptotagmin-1-like isoform X1 gives MEDSPIFGALTVYFPHRPVLELQWTGFAHLLNIPGLQTLSEKELVNQIGQIIVAPQHFSHPLAARFDLAKLQFLEPWNALRIRVIEAKNLVAKEILTKSSNPYVVICGGGTTAKTRVIHKNLNPKWNETFEILYSDLPDQEIEFNLISDKGVKINQQLGSCRIRIKEVPERGFIDKWIDLENVKSGQLHIKVTRLRLLSDPTQLEEVKSLFLYAGCRGNTLECFVGASNFFLVFQVLKVNEQSRPKRDNEIASAVLYTYIEKGRGLPVLQMKKDNLKALAVVQVGVEDNVKKFGSRINNGEAEWKKRFQFLIRNPLNEELKLKVHNEHNKPIGSITVRLSRLLAASEMTLQDWLPLESTEQNSEIRVKLQLRILTPDVGAPSPQGKTKAQFFKPRTKVKKR, from the exons ATGGAGGACTCACCCATATTTGGAGCACTGACCGTTTATTTCCCTCATCGTCCG GTATTGGAACTACAATGGACCGGATTTGCCCACCTACTGAATATTCCTGGACTTCA AACGCTGTCGGAAAAAGAGCTTGTGAACCAAATCGGACAGATCATCGTTGCGCCGCAGCATTTCAGCCATCCCCTTGCAGCCAGATTTGATTTGGCTAAGCTGCAGTTTTTAGAACCCTGG aaTGCGCTTCGTATCCGAGTCATAGAAGCCAAAAACCTTGTTGCCAAGGAAATTTTAACCAAATCGTCGAACCCTTATGTTGTGATATGCGGAGGAGGAACAACAGCAAAGACAAGGGTGATACACAAGAACTTGAATCCAAAGTGGAATGAGACCTTTGAG ATATTATATTCTGACCTCCCAGACCAGGAGATAGAATTTAATCTTATCTCTGACAAAGGTGTTAAGATAAACCAGCAATTGGGCAG TTGCAGAATTAGAATTAAAGAGGTGCCAGAGAGAGGATTCATAGACAAG TGGATAGATTTGGAGAACGTAAAGTCTGGCCAGCTTCATATCAAGGTGACACGTCTCAGGCTACTTTCAGACCCAACCCAACTGGAAGAGGTAAAGTCTCTGTTCCTTTACGCTGGCTGCCGTGGGAATACGTTGGAATGTTTTGTTggtgcatcaaatttttttttggttttccaggTGCTGAAAGTAAACGAACAATCTCGGCCAAAAAGAGATAATGAGATTGCTTCAGCCGTTCTGTACACCTATATTGAAAAAGGAAGGGGTCTGCCTGTTCTACAA ATGAAGAAGGACAATCTGAAAGCGTTAGCTGTCGTGCAGGTTGGCGTTGAAGACAATGTAAAGAAGTTTGGA AGCAGAATAAATAACGGAGAAGCAGAGTGGAAAAAGAGGTTCCAGTTCTTGATAAGGAACCCACTTAATGAGGAACTGAAGCTTAAG GTTCACAATGAACACAATAAGCCCATCGGAAGTATTACCGTGCGCCTATCTCGCCTTCTGGCTGCTTCGGAAATGACCTTGCAGGACTGGCTGCCCCTGGAATCAACTGAACAGAATAGTGAAATCCGGGTGAAATTACAATTGAGG ATTTTGACCCCTGATGTTGGAGCTCCATCGCCTCAAGGAAAGACCAAGGCTCAATTTTTCAAACCACGGACCAAAGTCAAGAAGCGCTGA